In Cryptomeria japonica chromosome 5, Sugi_1.0, whole genome shotgun sequence, the genomic window TTCAACCTCAAAGTCCTCTTCCATACATTTATATAATATTTAAGGTATGCAACCTCAAGGTCCTCCATGAATTAATCAATATTTGAACAAGAATACAATGAATCTATGGAGGACCTTGAGGTTGTATGTCTTAAATATAACATAAGTTTTTGACTTAACACCATCCCTAATAATAATCTTATTCTTTATTTATATATTTGTAAAAACAATCATGCAATAATACTTTAATATGAACAATCAATTAAGACAAACAAAAGTACCTTTTTAGGTGAAATGCTAGATTTCATATATATTACTTTTATATAAACCTCTACATGGTAcaaaaaatccaatatgatttcaCTTTATTGATTAAATATTGcactataatataatataatttgaaCAATTATTTATAGTGAAAATTTATATATTTCTAAAAGATATTAGATATTATATACTCTTCACATACATCCTAACATCAAATGATAAAATATTCCCAAATAATTTATCACCTTGTTCCAATAAAAACAGatacataattatatatatatatattttttaaattcacTTTCAaatctttaaattaaataatacttaaaattaaatacatttgaCAACATATTAATTTTCCATTGTCCATTAACCTTTACACATCtaatcttaaatttaatttaactCAAAAGTGGAGAATATGACTCTTTGGATGTGATTTCATATCTCCACCTTTCTTTTGTTACTTTGGTCAATCTATGCACTATTATTCTCTGTTTAATAAAATTATTGACACCTATTGAAAAAGAAAATAGAATGTGATGAATCTACATCAAAACTAAAAGCCACGCACTTGAAGTCACAATTGTGCATCACTTCTTCTACAGTAAAAGGAGCATGGGAAATAAAGAtggatcatgaactgataaaagAGAAAGATTATGCCATTCGTATTCTATCTTTGTTCTTTCTGCTCTATTGCTTATCGACATAGTTTGGaataattgagaaagaagaaacgaCCTGCTTTTAGAGATAAAATCTGCCAACGTGAGTTTCAAACAAAGCATGTTCTCCAACAATCATGAATGATTTGAAATAAAACAAATACTGAAGAAAAATAAGAGAGTAAGAGCTTCGAAAAATGGAAGATGCTTCCACTTTTTTTGGACTAAAGTGAAATTACACCTTGACCGGCTGTTTAATCTCCTGTACTGAAAGTTTTCCGTTTCTTGGTAGATACATTTGTTTATTATAAATCCAAACCACAGCCACAAATTTAATGCATAGGATATTGAGGGAAGATtaaaaaatagttggaaggagaagAAAGGAAGGATGAGGGGTGATGTGTTCATTGCCTGCAGAGATGGCGATCTCAGCAGCCTTCGAAAAATATATGGTAATAACCCTGGGCTTCTGCAAGAGCTCGCATTTGAAGAAAACAGTATTCTCCACATCGCTGCAAGGGAAGGGCACGAGGAAATTGTTTCATGGGTTCTTACCCACCTGAGAGATTACCGTTTTATGACCAAAATTCGTAATGCTGATAAAAATTCGGTGTTGCATGAGGGTGCTAAGGGCGGGAATTCGGAAGTAGTCAGCACTATGCTTGGCTACAACAAGTCTGCCGCCTGCAAACGTAATCAGTTTGGAGAGACAGCTCTTATTATAGCATCTGAGAACGGTCATCTGGAAGCAGTGAGGCTTTTGATGGAAGCcactccatggtttatgattttaTGGCCAAGGAATGACCACCAAACATGCCTTCACGTTGCAGCCTACGAAGGCCATCTAGGTAGTACTTTaaccaatattttatttatttcaatagaTTCATAGTTTATGTAGTTTCATAACGTACGAAGGCCACCTGGGTAATACTTAAAccaatatttaatttatttcaatagatTCATAGTTTATGTTGTTTCATTACGTATGAGAGGGGAGGGTTTCTTTTAAAATTTATCGTGGGTATTTCAACTTCTTTAATTATAAAATTTGGTTTTTTAATCTACATGTTCAAATATGATGTCATATTATCATGTCTTTTGTTGAGGAGTACAAAATGTTCTCAATAATCATGCACTAAATCTTGTTTAATTGATGTGCTGATGTGACACTGCATAATTGATCACTTTCTAGATTTGCCAAAATACCTTTTCTAAACCAATATCACATGATTATTTTAAACCTTATATCAAGAACACCACCATCACAAGTTAATCATCACCTCATACCAATATTAACAAGTAAGTTTTAAGTTGATTGTATGATATAATATTAAAATTTCAATTAATAATTTAAGAATTCTATTCATAATTTATGTAAATATGCCTAAAATCTAATGTAGGAAATGGATAATAATGAATGAGATCAAATTCACTCAATTAATTTATAATCATATGATTTGACGACTTTATTAAAaatacttttttatttttaattgatacaagaaaaaaaatttaaaaatatgaatATCTTTCTTAAGACTTTAATATTTTCACATAAATATAGATTTACAAATATTTAATTCCAAATTCTGAACTCTAATTtcttatttagaaataaaatcctCTATGTACATGGACAATCTCTATGCAATGCCAAAAAGTTCATCATTTGCATACATTTATAGTAGTAAAGCATAATCTATTTGTCTATATTTCCCATTCTTTTAATGTAATCATTCATTTAACTTGGAAATAAGGCAATCATTAGGGTAGCAGGGGTCATCTTAATTCTTTGTATTAATTTTCTTTAAAGTTATGTTCTATAATAGCCTATCTTCTaagttttttaaaatataaattcatGTTAATAACAAGAAATGTAATGATTTAGAATGTAATGCAGATGTAGTGAAGTTGATATTAGGTAAGCGGAGTTTCTGGGATCTACTACATCTTATATCTTATAATGTATTGCAGATGTAGTGAAGTTGATATTAGGTAAGCAGAGTTTTTGGGATCTACTACATCTTATATCTCTGATTCCTGATGTGCATGGTGCAACTCCTTTGCATACCGCAGTTAATGGAAGACATATGGCCGTTGTAAATGAAATAATGAACACACAATTAAATTCATGGTGTTGTAGGCATTGGTTCAACAAAAGTTTAATGACAAAGAAGGATGAATACGGAAGATGTCCGATTCATGTGGCTGTattgaatggttgtttggagataGTTGAAGGATTTATGCTTGCAATGCCAGATTGTATAGAAATCCGTAGTAGAGATCTTAAAACTGCCGTACATTTTGCTGTGGAGTATAATAGATTTGATGTTGTGCAAAAACTCTTATCTCCCCTCAGGCcaacaaaagttgcaaaattgGTGAGTTATGACCATGACATTTGTGGTAATACCACATTACATCTGGCAGCTAAAAATGGAGTAGACCCTCAGGTTAGTTTTCTTTCTCTTCTATCAAATGTTATAATCGATTTGTATCTATTTTATATGGATAATTTTATGTATGATAttgtttaaatatataattttctttgaattaattGGTATTGTTGTAGTTTGGTTATCACcaaattaattgaattgattgaattacaaatatttctttttatcaagaattttgagaaattagGAAAACAGGCATAAATATATACCAGCTGTTTACAAAGGAGCTCAAGTCTCCACGTAAATATATGATCCTGACTATATACAGTCCATATTGAGTGTAGTATGCAATGACAAGTTATAATGTTTTTGGTAGATTGGTTTTTgttccatttttctttctttcaaacagaATAATGATTAAACATTTGTTGATGTTGCAGCTTGTAGAATATTTGCTATCATTTTCTGGTATAAAAGTGAATGCTCTAAACAATGAAGGTCAAAGTGCACTTGACATAGCGGATGGTGTTGAATCTGATAACAAATGCAATTTCAGTAGGATTGCAATGATTCTGAAAGATGAGGGTGCAACTCGTAATTTCACACTACATTCCAAAGCTTCTAGGCAATCGGAGCAGAGTAAAAACCAGAGCCGTGGCGAGGAGGATAAAGTAATGGCAGTAGACACGCTGGTGGCATCTTTGGTTGCTACAGTGACATTTGCAGCTGCGTTCCAGGTGCCAGGAGGAACTAATAAAGATACTACTAGCATGGCATTAGAAACCCTTTTTCAAGTGTTCTTATTTTCAGATTGTCTTGCTTTCTTTGCTTCCATTACAGTGGTCATGGCATGGATATTTAGGGAACGCCTACAGGAAAAGCTTACCATGGATCGCTCTCCATTGGCTAAACTATCCCTGCTATGTTTAGAACTCTCAGTTATGTCAACAGCTCTTGCATTTGTAAGTGCAGTCATCCTGGCCACAATACCCCGCAATCTTGATAAAAGTAATAATAATTTCAGGGAATATCAGTTAATCTTTGGAGGTGAGATCTTGACAGCATCGCTAGTACCTACAATTGCTGTTCTCATTCTAGCCCTTGTCTGGACTTTCGAATATTATTTTAGGGCCACAAATGATTCCCGACAAAAACTTGAAACCCAAATTCGACAGGTTATAATCTACATAGTTCCCCCTTGTCTCCTCATATTCGGAGTAATTTTCACCTATGGTTACAGCCTAATAAAGTGATACCTTCCTTATAAAATTTCTTCAACAGAAAAGTTCTAATCTTCCTTTTAAGATGCATTGAAGATGCATTTTCAGCACTATTCCATCTTCTGTGTACGCCTTCTTGCTGTTGTTCATGTGATTGGCTTTATCGATGGTGGTTCTTGGTCATCCTTTCGCGATGGTGCCTTATCTACTTTGTTTTCTGCTTCTTTGTAATCgactttctttcttcttcaaacaTGAATACAGTTTTTTTTTATATTGCCTCAAAATTGTTGTGATTAGTATTGCATAGCATTGCCTCAATATTGTTTTTTGAATAACATTTTAGTCAATTTTATGTTTCATTTTTCTACTTTTGTTTGTACCGAAGTTTATTTCCTTTATCTACTGTTTATGATTTTTGTCCTGATGTAAGGCAGCAGTTTCAGGGTTTAGTATCTAATTGATATCGAAAACTTATGTGGGTTTCTTTCGAGATTTAACATTTAGAACTTCATGGTTGTGCCTGTAAAAATTCTTTTCCTATAAATAAAACGTTTTCACTTATTATGCTAATCAAAATATCTGAAAAAGATTGTGTGAGATGAAAGGGAATTTCAATGCAGAAGAAAATTCGAAAGGATTATTATATGTTTAGTCTTTTACGATACTTTATTTAACCATGGACTACCGTAGAATTTGAAGGGGTTGTCGAATGAATAACCGCCATGAAATTTTTTATCTACGGAGAAAGTTGACAGCAAAATTAATTCAGGCAGCAGGAATAAATAATAATtagtattttttttatatataaatattaaatattaaacggGTTCTTTTTGTAAAGGGAGGTACTAGTTCTGTACACTTCTTGGAGATGCTAGTTCTATTATAGGTGATCCCACAACTACTCACCACACTCGTTCCCTAATGTCTGAGTCATGCAATTTAAACTggtcctcaaaagttttcagatgCTTTAGGAATTCTAGAGTGGGATAGTGCTATGGCTGAGGATTTTTCTTTTTGATGAAGAATTATAATTGTGAGTTAGAAGCATGTTGGTTTAGTGTAAGTGGGTGTATCGCATCAAATTTGTAgctgatggttctattaataagtataaggttCATTTGTGGGCTAAAGGATTTTCTCAAGTTGAAGGTATTCACTATTCTgagacctttgctcttgtagccaggaTGGATTCCATTCTTCttataatttttattgtttaatCTAAGGGTTGTTCAGTGTTTCAGATAGATGTGAAGGGTGCTTTCCTACATGGTGATCTATATGGAATAGCTACCAAGATTTGTGtaggatccttcacttgtttgaAGGTTTCAATGTTCATTGCATGGTCTCAAACAAGCTTCTAGAGCTTGCTATGAGAAGATGGATAGTTTTCTACTTCCTTTTGGACTCACATGATGTCACTTTGATCCTACAATTTCCATTCAAAGGCATCAAGGGGATCTTCCCATTCTTgttctttatgtggatgatttgattcTCACAAAGAGTTCTCCTGCCATGATTGAGAATACTTAGAATGCTATGATGGAGTCTTTTTATGTATAGACAGATTTTGGTTTGTTGAATTACTTCCTTGGTCttcaaattccttaatcttctaTTGATATTTCTATTTTCCAAAAGTATCTTGTTAgactaaaaattatattatattttgatcaATCTATTAATTTGTATGATCAAATGTAaatccaataatttttttataaatttaaatcttAAATTTTTTAAGATAAAAACAGCCCACATAAATGataatagaaaattaaaaaataattgtattctattctattctgatttttaaattaaataataaataagatCAACCCAATTCTACTCCAAcgaccaaaaaaataaataaaaaattgttgttctCTAATGACTCAACAATGAATGATTGAAAGTGGAAAAAAGATGATTCTCTTCACTTAGTTTGAATGATTCGAAAGAAAAAACGACTGAAGAAAATTCAGAGAGTGAGAGCCTCCAAAAGTGGAAGATTCTTTGACTTTAATGGACTGCTTTCGAAGTATGTATGACATCACACTTAATTAAAGAAGTGTTGCTAGATTATGTAGCATATTATCAAATTTATTTTCGGTTGGAGGAAAAATAATCTCCAATTTTTTGGACTCTAGATCTCAACTAAAACATACTTAGATTGAGGGGTTTATATGAAGAGCTGATATGTTGTAGCCTCAACAGATTCAAGGataaataatttatatgtttatgtTGGTAGATTTAGTGTTTAAATAGATTGGATATTTTATGTAAAAAGATATGTTATTGTTTGAATAGACAAAATAAATGTTTCATAGAAATAAATGAGTGAGGATCTCACATAAACAGATAAAAAATTATTATCTATATAAACACATTAAGAATCTCATATAAACAATTGACAAAAGGTAAATTCAGGGTCTCACATAAACAATCTACAGTATGTAAAAACCAACACATTAACAGCAATATACCCACTAATCCTCCCTCTACAAACAAAGTATAAAAATATAGACCTCTTTGACCATAGCATCTAAAAACGGTCAGGTGGAAGCAGTGAGCTTCTGATGGGAGCAACTCCTTTGTTTATGATTTTATAGACCAAACATGTCTTCATGTTGCAGCTTATTAAGGTCATGTAGGTAACACTCTaagctttattttatttttttcgatAGATTCCACAACTTGTTTCTTATGTGGGTGGATGTATTAGGGTTAACAAATTAGTTGTTTGTTTTATCTATTTTAATaagatatataatttatttttctttttggatatattttattttgataataTGCAATAATGATTTGGAATGTAATGCAGATGTAGTGAGGTTGATACTAGGAAGGTTCAGTTAGTGTGATGTACTACATCTTGTATCTCTTATTTCTGATGTTGTTGTTCATGAAAGACATCTTCACATAATGAATGAAATAATGAACACAAATCTGGAATCATGGTGGTCTAGGTATTGGTTTCACTGGAATTTGATGACAAAGAAGAATGTATTTAGAAGATGGGAGTATTCAATGGTTGTTTTTATATCTGAAATGTTAGATTGCATGGAAATTTGTAGTAGAAATAACTTTCTTAGATTTTGCAGTAGAATATAACCAAAATAATGTGGTAGAGAAAATCCTCTCCATCCTCAACCTTATACTTAAATAGCCTTAAAAATAAAGATATTAAATATCTTGCTATTGTTGTTGTCACTCAACAGAATAGagaaataataataaacaatattaaGATTTTTTTAAATTACTGAGCctcatcaaagcaagtagatctACACCATTCATTTGAAATAAAATCTAATATATTTAATATAGATTAATTCATTTCCCTATAGATATGTATAGAATATTGAGACAATCAAGATTTCTACACATATAATCAAATAACACAATTCCtcattttaatttcatataaaatgcacaaaatttattaatattatgaACAACCCCTAACAAACAAAATATGACATTTAGATTACTAAACTTCATGTACATTAATTTTATACTAATCTGAATGTGGTCCAACCTTACCATATTACTTCTAAATAAAATGTATTGGTTATGTATTACAccataatataatacaatatgagTAATCAGTCTCAAATAATAGATTAAGAAAGATAGTAAACTTATACTGGCATAACACTTGTACATCAACCCCATATATGTAAAGGAAATCCAGTCTTAATCTGCTCAAACCAGAGAATACGAAATAATTGACACCAAAGCCGGAAACGTGATTTGTACCATAATGCAAGTGCGGGGAGAATAAAGGTAGAACACAGTTGGCGTATTGTTACTTTAATAGATAAAGCTACCCATGTGAGTTTCATCTCCAAcaatgaatgatttgaaataaagcaagacaagACACTGAAACCTGGAACATTGGAATATGCTTCTACTTTAAAGGATTTTAGGTAAAGAATTGACATGTCATTTAACTGTTTGAATAAATAAACTTGAGGTTTCATATACATCATTGATATATTtaagacatttaaatttaaattttattgaatcaatgaatgcaaattaataacATAATGAATAAAGCAATCAAAACTATCAGGAAGACAGAAAAGAGCAAAGTAAGCACCAAAGAATCGAATGATTTCAATAAGAACTAAAAAGATCAAATGAAGGATCAATATCCACAACATTTACATAATTCAATGACCATTCTAAAGTCCAAAAGAAGGACCAATTACCACAAAGACATTACATAGCTGAAGGTAACAACTATAATTTGAACCGGAACAaactttgaataataaaaaaaaatgaaaatatacatGGAATTAACATTCCAGTTTTTTGGCATACAACAGCCACGGAATAAATTTTTCAATAAATTGATGATTTGACATAGACAATTCACGTATTATCAGTCCAACGATTCTCCTGTAGGGTCATCTCACAGTCTTTACACGTTATCCCGGTCCATCAATCATTTTGTGCCAAGGGTTAGCTTTCTCAATTACAACTTAACCTGATCAACTTGAGTAGCGTCTACCCAGAGTATGTAATGCATTGAATGTAGTGAATAGTTGgaaaattttgattataaattgAAACGATTGTCAGAGATTTAATGCATTGAATGTAGTGAGTAGTTGCAAAATTTTGGAAGCAGAAGAAAGGAAGGATGAAGAGTGATGTGTTCGTTGCCTGCAGAGATGGCGATCTCAGCAGTATTGAAAAATTATATGGGCAGAACCCTCGCCTTCTACGAGAGGTTGCATGTGAAGGAAACAGTCTTCTTCACATTGCTGCAAGGGAAGGGCACAGTGAAATTGTTTCATGGGCTCTAACCCAGTTTAGTGGTTACCATCGTATGACGAAAATTCGCAATAGTGATAAAAATACGGCGTTGCATGAGAGTGCTAAGGGCGGGAATGAGCAAGTTATAAGAACTCTGCTTGAGAGCAACAAGTCCGCAGCCTCTAAACGTAATCAGTTTGGAGAGACAGCTCTTATTATAGCATCTGAGTACGGTCATGTGGAAGCAGTGAAGCTTTTGTTAGAAGCCACTCCATGGTATATGATTTTATGGCCAAGGAATGACCACCAAACATGTCTTCATGTTGCAGCTTACGGAGGCCATCTTGGTAAGATTGAGTTATAATTTCAGGGTTTGTTGTCTATATACATCTAAAGACCTGATTGTTTAAGAAATAAGGAAAAATAAGCGTATTTTTTGACTGGTCCAATTGatatcttttatattttttaaaggATAATTAGCAGACTTAATATTATAATTGAACGATTATGGTTTACATAATCTTCTTTTGTTTCAATACTTAATGCTTCATTTTAATAATATGAAACAATGACTTGTAATGTAATGCAGATGTAGTCAGGTCGATACTACGGAGGCCTAGCTGTTTATGGAAGACATGTAGATATTGTAAATGAAATAATGGGCATAAGACTAAATTCATGGTGGTGTAAGCTTTGCTTCAACATGAATTTCATGACAAAGAAGGATAAGTTTGGTCGATGCCCAATTCATGTGGCAGTATTGAATGGTTATTCCGAGATAGTTGAAATATTTatatcttcaatgccagattgcATATAAATTCTTAGTAAAGATCTGAAAACTCCCCTACATTTTGCAGTGGAGCATAATCAATTTGATATGGTACAAAAAATCCTCTCTCCACTCAAGCCCACAAAAGCTACAAAGTTTGTGACCTATGACCGTGGCATTTTTGGCAATACAGCGTGGCATTTTTGGCAATACAGCGTTGCATTTGGCTGCCAAGGAAGGAGTGGAACCTCAGGTTGGGCTCATTTTCCCTTTTCAAATGTTGTTTCTTTTCTATATAGATTTTTAAGCTTGTACCTATTTTACAGCTATGATTTGGTTGATATTACTTAATTGAAATGGttttataataaatatatttgGTTAATGTCCAGTTAATTCAATTGATTTAACTATAACTATTATTGATTCCATAATTTTTCAATTGATCTTTcataaataaaacatcacattacATTAACCAAATTATATTTAGTTGATATATTAATTACTTATGTGGAAACTTAATTGCTCACAAACAACCAATATATCAAAGGCACTAAATCTATTGATGATGTAAGCTCCTTTTAGTATTGTGATCTCTGTAAGTTTGTCATAATGTAAGAACTATTGTTTTGCAAATCCTTCCTTTTTAGTCAATACCGATCTAATAGTTTATTTGATGGTGCAGCTTGTGCAATATTTGCTTTCAGTTTCTGGTGTAAAAGTGAATGGTATGAACGATGAAGGCAAAACTGCACTTGACATAGCCACTGGTGTTGATTCTACAAATAATCCTAATTTGTGCCAGATTGCAAGGATTCTAGAAGATGAGAATGCAGTTCATGGTATCATAAAGCATTCTAAACCATCTAGACAACTAGAACAAAGAGCAAACCAAAGAAATGATAATGAGGATAAAGTGCTGTCAGTGGACACACTAGTGGCTTCTCTAGTTGCCACTGTGACATTTGCAGCCATGTTTCAGGTACCAGGTGGAACTACAAAAGGTGGAGACGATGAAATGGCATTACAAgctctttttcaagtttttctattttctaattgtcTTGCTTTCTTTGGGTCCATCATAGTAATCATTGCATGGATATTTAGGGAAAGACTACATGAAAGGCTTGCTATGGATCAGTCTCCATTGGCCAAACTATCCCTAATAAGCATAGAAATCTCCGTAATGTCAACAGCCCTTGCATTTCTATGTGCAACCATCCTAGTCACAATACCTCATCATCTTACTGGAAAAAAAAAGGTAAGCATGTGTTAAATGAATATCGGTTTATCTTCGGAGGTGAAATCTTAACATCAGCACTTGTACCTACAATGGCTATTCTCATTTTGGGCCTTATTTGGGCTTATGAATATTATTTTAGGGCTACAACTGATTCTCGGCAAAAGCATAAAGCCATATTTAGACAGGTGGTAATCTATAAAATATAAGACTATATATATGGAATTCATTCAAAACATGATATTGACATTGTATGATGGTTTAAATATGGTGTTGTTATTCTTTCCACCAAGTTCAATCTCTATTGAGATGTTATCATCAATTGTTTATGTTGGGAATGATGTTCATAATTTGTTACTTAACTAATTCTTAACTCCAAGTTAAAAAATATTTAGATGAAATATGAGCTATTTAAAAGTTTTCAATTAAAATAATCtagaaatttttaattaattagcaAAACATGAACTTTGGAAAGAACTATTTAAAATTTATAGAGTGGGAGAGTAAGTAGAGATGAAGATTCAAATTCACAATGATGATAGACAAGATGCTTTACCCCATGATGAATTGACTACTTAGGTGGtgaagatgaggatatccaataATTAGAAACCCTTTTGATGTTTTGGCTAGAGGAACAATGGacgatgtttttgattaaggtaaaaataggttttgaaggggtgCCAAAACCCTTTTACAAAAGATACTTATGAGAGAAAAGCATTAAGAAACAAAAAGGAACATACATATGAAAACCCATCATAGCAACTAGAGAAAACCAGCAAAAAAGCCCCAAAAACTAGCGACAGCTGGCCAAACTAGACAAAGCACAGAAAAGGAACAATGGACGATATTGTTGGTGCATTATTCTCCTATTTTTTCTTTACTTGCAACTTTTTAGGGATCTCTACATCCATCAACCATGATCCATTAGATGGTTAATTATGGGACGGTGATAGAAAATTTTGTTAAGTATAAATGTATTGAAGAAACTCTACTTGCCTCCTATGATGACGAACCTATCCTTGGTTCTTTTGTTGATGATGTTTAGGTTGTATGGATTTTTGATAATTAATCTTTAGAGAAAAACTTCTAGATGGAAAATGAGGCTGTATAAGAAGAGGTATTACTATTGAACTTTTTATTAGATGCTCACATAAGGGGGAAAAAAGGTTTCCCTATAGTAGTCAAGGAGGCTTCTTTGGAGGCCCATAGTGGTGCTCAGGTTAGGGGATAAAAAAAGGTTTTCGTTTACCTGAGGTGGTTGATTTTGGATCTAATTTAGTTTATTCTTGTGTGGTTTCTCCAAAATTGACTACTCCTAATTGTTTAATCGTGTCTTAAATTGTAGCCTCTTCTCAAGATGTGCAAAGGAATGTTGATCCAAGTAGTGGTCTAATTAAGGGGTTTCATGACTCTATGAAGTCCTTCATCTTCCTTGTCTTGAATTTCATGTATCCTAGTTAGTCATTATTCACTAAGATATTAATTGAAGATACAATCCTTGTTGGGAAAATTCTACTAATTTATTAGAGGAATGGTCTCACCTTGTTATTTTGAAGGATTCCAATGAGATAGTTGAGCATCATACTACTTACATATAAATTTCTCTTATTCAGAGGTTCTTTGTCTTTCATCTAAACAATGATactataataagattggttattGAAAGATGGAGTATGGCCTGTAAAATCTAAGTGGTAGTAATGGAAAATAGTGTCTTTCTATTTTCCGTCTGAAATTTGGAGAAAAATTAGTTAGTTTAGTAGTGAGAGACTTGGATCCTTGGAAATTTTATCCTAGCTCTTCAAAAATTAAACTATTATTTCTAGATATAAAGAGAATATTACTTTTTCAAGTCTATTTTAGTGATGTTAAGTGGGTAAAAGAAAGAGATACTTAAGGATAAAATGAAGGAAGCACAAGAGTATGTTGACAAATAAACCTAGCTCAACTTTAGGGTCAAATCCTAATTGTATTGATCACATACCTATTTTTTGAAAGATGAGTTGTTACTTGATAGCAAATACTTGCTATATTTCATGATGGCATGAAGGTACATGATAATTAAGGAGATAATTATAAAGCTCTATTAAGTCAATGCATGCAATGCAATGATATAAGAGGATAAAGTAAAAAGCTAATGCCAaccaaaaacttcaaggtataggTAATGATGATAGATATTTAGCTAATTGTGACCATTTAAGACTCTTCCctcaaaatatttattatttgaatgGGTAAAAAAAAAGATTTACTTCAATATGCTAGTTACAATATCAGTT contains:
- the LOC131028900 gene encoding uncharacterized protein LOC131028900 isoform X2, which encodes MKSDVFVACRDGDLSSIEKLYGQNPRLLREVACEGNSLLHIAAREGHSEIVSWALTQFSGYHRMTKIRNSDKNTALHESAKGGNEQVIRTLLESNKSAASKRNQFGETALIIASEYGHVEAVKLLLEATPWYMILWPRNDHQTCLHVAAYGGHLDVVRSILRRPSCLWKTCRYCK
- the LOC131028892 gene encoding ankyrin repeat-containing protein At2g01680 — its product is MRGDVFIACRDGDLSSLRKIYGNNPGLLQELAFEENSILHIAAREGHEEIVSWVLTHLRDYRFMTKIRNADKNSVLHEGAKGGNSEVVSTMLGYNKSAACKRNQFGETALIIASENGHLEAVRLLMEATPWFMILWPRNDHQTCLHVAAYEGHLDVVKLILGKQSFWDLLHLISLIPDVHGATPLHTAVNGRHMAVVNEIMNTQLNSWCCRHWFNKSLMTKKDEYGRCPIHVAVLNGCLEIVEGFMLAMPDCIEIRSRDLKTAVHFAVEYNRFDVVQKLLSPLRPTKVAKLVSYDHDICGNTTLHLAAKNGVDPQLVEYLLSFSGIKVNALNNEGQSALDIADGVESDNKCNFSRIAMILKDEGATRNFTLHSKASRQSEQSKNQSRGEEDKVMAVDTLVASLVATVTFAAAFQVPGGTNKDTTSMALETLFQVFLFSDCLAFFASITVVMAWIFRERLQEKLTMDRSPLAKLSLLCLELSVMSTALAFVSAVILATIPRNLDKSNNNFREYQLIFGGEILTASLVPTIAVLILALVWTFEYYFRATNDSRQKLETQIRQVIIYIVPPCLLIFGVIFTYGYSLIK
- the LOC131028900 gene encoding ankyrin repeat-containing protein ITN1-like isoform X1 yields the protein MTVAFLAIQRGIFGNTALHLAAKEGVEPQLVQYLLSVSGVKVNGMNDEGKTALDIATGVDSTNNPNLCQIARILEDENAVHGIIKHSKPSRQLEQRANQRNDNEDKVLSVDTLVASLVATVTFAAMFQVPGGTTKGGDDEMALQALFQVFLFSNCLAFFGSIIVIIAWIFRERLHERLAMDQSPLAKLSLISIEISVMSTALAFLCATILVTIPHHLTGKKKVSMC